The DNA segment TCGGGGCATCATGTCTGCTCAGAATGTGCTTCGACAACCGCAAGATGAGAATTCCCACTGGGATTTTAGCCTACAAACGGAACAAACCGGCGTTATCAACACTCAGAGTGCCGGGATTCGGAGAACATTTTCCTGACCCCAATTGTTTTATCCGTGCATAGAGATTTCTGGCTATATGCCGACGAAAGCAGCCATTGTAGGACCAGGTAATATCGGAACCGACCTGATGTATAAAATTGTTGACCGTTCTGATTCGATAGAAATTGAGAGGATGATTGGAATCCTTCCGACGGAGGAGTCGGACGGTCTCCAAGCCGCGGTCGAAGAAGGAATAGGGGTAGGAAACAACGGAATCGAGAGTCTGAAAGAGCACGCAGATGAGATCGACATTGTGTTCGAAGCAACGAGCGCAGGAATTCACGAGCAGCATGCCCCGGTCTATGAGGACCTTGGGCTGTTCGCAATTGATCTCACACCCGCTGCGGTGGGCCCTTACGTTGTACCGGCCGTCAACTTCGACGAAGCGTACGGTGATACTCAGAACATCAATATGGTTACCTGTGGTGGACAGGCGACGATTCCGCTTGTTCACGCCGTTGACCGCGTCACAGATGTCGAGTACGGCGAAATGATTTCGACGATCGCGTCGAAGAGCGCAGGTCCCGGGACTAGACAAAATATAGATAAGTTTACACAGACGACGTCTTCAGGGCTTGAACACGTTGGCGGTGCAGATGAGGGGAAGGCTATTATCGTCTTGAACCCGGCCGAACCACCAATTATGATGCGCAATACCGTCCACACGATGGTCAACGAGAGTACGAGCATCGAGGCAGTTCGCGACTCTGTGGCCCGCATTGAAGCGGAGATACAGACGTACGTACCCGGCTACCAGATAACGATCGAACCGACCGTCAGAGACGACGAAAACGTCGGGTTCGATCTCGACGATTCCATCGTCCTCACAATGACGCTCGAAGTCGAGGGCGAGGGCCAGTACCTGCCGCCTTATGCCGGGAATCTGGACATCATGACGAGCGCTGCGCTTGGGGCGGCGGAACGGGTCGCCGAACGGTCTGGCGACGCGGGACCTCTCGGGGGTGTGGCTGATGACTAAGAACCCGCGCATTGTCGACATGACGCTACGGGACGGAATGCACGCCGTCGACCACCAGTTCACTCCGGAGCAAATGGCGGACGTCGCCACGTCGCTGGACGCCGCGAACATGGACGTTATCGAGGTCTCCCATGGCGACGGCATGGGCGGATCGTCGATTAATTACGGAATCTCGGCTGCTGACACGGAGGCCTACCTCGACGCCGTTGCGCCCGAACTCAGCGATACCGAACTTTCGGTGTTGCTCCTCCCCGGTATCGGGACTATAGAGGAACTCGACCTTGCCATCGACAAAGGGGCTGACATATGTCGAATCGCGACCCACGTCACCGAGGCCGATATCTCCCAGGATCACTTCGAGTACGTCAACGAGCGGGGGCTCGAGGCTAACGGTCTACTGATGCTCTCCCACATGGCCTCACCAGAAACAGTACTAGAACAGGCCGAGCTGATGGAAGAGTACGGGGCAGACGCTGTCTATGTCATGGACTCGGCCGGCGCGATGGTTCCGTCGGACGTCCGCGACCGTGTCTCCCTGCTCGCGTCGGAACTCTCCATCGACGTTGGCTTCCACGCCCACAATAACCTAGGACTGGCTATTGGAAACTCGCTAGCCGCACTTGAAGAGGGCGCGGTGACAATCGACGGCTGCTTGCGCGGCCTTGGTGCCGGGTCGGGGAACGCACAAATAGAAGTGCTAGTTAGCGTGCTGGAGAAGTCAGGATACGACGTCAACCCGGACGTGTTTGGCGTCATGGACGCTGCTGGGGATACGCTCGTTCCGATGCTGGACGCGGACACAATGCCAACACTCGATAACGATTCGCTCACGCTCGGCTACGCGGGCGTCTACTCATCATTCCTCCGGCACGCTAGAAGAGCCGCCGACGAGTATGATCTCGACCCGCGGGAGATCCTGGTCGAACTCGGCGAAATTGGCGTCGTCGGTGGTCAGGAGGACATCATCACTGACGTCGCCGACCGCCTGGCCAACGAATCGACGGGCGGAAACGACTGAACATACCCGACTGAAGTGCATAGAGGACGGCCGACGCAGACGGGAGTCGAGGAGAGGCAGCCGTTCCCTCAGACGCAAGTAGCCACCGCCTCATTCCCGCGAATATCGTTGCCGAAACAGAAATATTAAAATCCGAAGAGCGTGGGATCCAACTTATGGGCCAGTTTAACTCGGCACCTGAGCGTCCGGAACTCGCGCGGCTGGGACATGTCGCCTTGGAAACACCGGATCTTGACGAGTCGCTACGGTTCTTCCGGGATACAATCGGACTTCAAGAAACGGATCGAACTGAAGACACGGCATTCCTGCGGTCGATGTACGACACGGAGCACCATACGTTGAGTCTCACTGAGACCGATACAGCCGGGGTCAACCACATTGGGTGGCGCGCTCAGCGCCCCGAACACTTAGAGTTGTTCGTGGACCAACTCGAGAAAGAAGACATAGACGTCTCACGGCTCTCTGCTGGCGAGGAGCGTGGACAAGGCGAGGCTATTCGGTTCGAAGCGCCCAACGGGCACCCCTTCGAAATCTACTACGACGTCGAGAAGCCCGACCCTCAAACAGAAAAAGAATCGCAGCTCAAAGCGAGACGGGTCAGCGGCGACACGCTGGTGCGCGGCGCGCCGACCCGTCTCGACCACGTTCACCTCCGCGACCGGGATGGCGCCGCAGCAACGGAATGGCTTGAGGAACACCTTGGGTTTCAGGTAAACGAGTTCTACCGGAACAAAGGAAAACGCTGGGGAACCTGGCTGAGCGTGACGCCACAACCGCATGATCTTGCGCTCAGCACGCATGAGGATACCGGCGACTCTGATGGCCGAGCCGAACAGTTCCACCACGTCTCGTACCGCGTCGAGACCGAACACGACCTCTTCGCAGCTGCTGACCGTCTCCGAGAGAACGGATACAAACTCGATGCCGGCCCCGGCCAACACGCCATTACCGAGGGGAAGTACCTCTACATGCGTGAACCTGCCAGTGACATCCGTCTCGAACTCTACACTGGTGGGTACCTCATCTTCGACCCCGACTGGGAGCCAATTGAGTGGTCCGACGAGGATATTGGCATTGCCGGCGATCACCAGTGGATCGGTGAACTTGACGAGAGGATGAAACCGACCATCCCCTACTGAGACGACTACATCCAAGACAAAAACTCTCAGCCACCCTTGGATTAGCGTACCAAAGATATAATAATCTACCCAGTTATCCGTGTTGTATGGCGGTTGACCGCATACAGAACCAGATGTCGGACGCGCTTGAAGTCCTAGAACAGGACGGCACAGTTCCGGACGACATCTACAGCAGCAACGAGATATTCGAGCTAGAACAGGATAGAATCTTCCGACGAAAGTGGATACCTGTCGGCCACGAGTCGGAGATACCGGACGAGGGCGACTATATCGTTCGATACATCCTGGAGGAGAGCTTCATTGTCGTCCGTGATGAAGAGGGCGAAGTTCAGGTCTTCGCGAACGAGTGCTGCCACCAGGGCCGACAGGTCTGTCACGGTGAGATGGGCAACGCATCCCACTTCCGGTGCCCCTATCATGGGTGGACATTCGACAACACTGGTGAGCTTGTTGGGATTCCCAATCTCGAGGATGCGTACCAGGGGAACATCGACAAGGACGAAGTTGGAGGCCTTCGACAGCCCAGATTCGACACGTATGACGGACTTGTCTTCATCTGCCTGAGCGAAGAAACCGAGCCGCTCGAGGACTTCCTCGGAGACTTCAAGTTCTATCTCGACTACCACCTCAAAAGAACGAGTGAAGGGATGGAATTACTCGGCCCCCACCGCGTAATCAAGGATACGAACTGGAAGATAGGGGTCATCAACAACATGAGCGACCACTACCACTCACTCGTCACCCACCGCTCGTTCGCGGACGTTCCGAGCATCCTCCCGACAGACCGCCTCGAAGAAGACGAACCTCGATACCACATCCATGCGGGACCGGGCGGACTCGAGATGGCGGAGACTGGGTCGTGGTTCGACATCTATCCCGAGGAGATGCACGATAGTATGCGGGAAGGACTCCCTGAGGAGAACCTCAAGCTGATGGAAGAGAAAGGATACACACCCATCAACGGTGGGTTCTTTCCAAACTTCATCATCAACACCACCGCCGTCGCCACGCCGGAGGGTGAAGATTCCGCTATCGGGATGACGTACGTCATGATGTATCGGCCGATAAGCGCGACGCAATCCGAGGCGTACCTGTGGTGCGCAGTCGAGAAGAACGCCCCCGAGAAGTACAAGGAACGCGCCCACCAAGCGTTCGTCGGCGCATTTGGGTCGTCGGGGGTTGCGGACCAAGACGACGCCAAGAACTGGATGAGCGTGACGAAGGGCTCGAAGGGGACCACTATGGATCTCCGATACGATATGCAAAAGGAGACAAAACCGGTCGACTGGGACGCCCCTGGGACCGCGTACCACAGCTGGTTCAATGAGGCGAACGCACGCCACTTCCTGCGACAGTATTTCGAAGCGATGTCAGGGGAGGACTGATACCATGGCAAGTAAACAGACTGCATACGTCGACCGGAATACCCACTGGGAGATTGAGCAGTTCCTATACAAAGAGGCGGAGTATCTGGACGATCGACGCTTGGACGACTGGCTTGAACTCCTTGATGAGGAGATCGACTACAAAATCCCGGTTCGCGTCTCGCAGGAGGGTCGCACCAGCGACTTCCTTGACACGTACCACATGTACGAGACGTACGAAACGCTCAGCGATCGCATCACCCGACGCGCCGGCGAGTACGCTTGGTCAGAGCGCCCACCTTCTCGGACTCGCCACTTCGTTTCAAACGTCCGCGTCGAACCTGGGGACGGAGAAGACGAGTATGAGGTGAACTCGAATCTCCTGCTGTACGTGAGCAAAGGCGACTCGGGGGACTACGATACACTCTCTGCGAAGCGGGAGGACGTCATTGTCAACACGGATGACGGCTGGAAAATACGGAAACGGACCGCCTACCTCGACATCACTACGATCCCCCTCGATGCTATGAACTATTTCCTCTAACGGGGTCGGGATAGCCGTCTTTAACAGCCGACTCCGTCTGGCTGGTTGGCACGGTCCTAAGCCAACCTAAATTATAAATAGTATCACAGGCACACTCAATCTGTGCAATACACAACGCTCGGCGACACTGGAATGTCAGTCAGTCGTATCGCCCTCGGCTGTGCGGGGTTCGGCGACAGCGCCTGGCGGGATTGGGTACTGGATGAGGAGGAGAGCCGAGAGATAATCGAACGCGCCGTCGAACTCGGTATCAACTACTTCGACACTTCAAACCTGTACTCACTAGGCGAGTCAGAACGACTCCTCGGCGATGTGCTTTCCCAGTACGACCGTGACAGTAAGGTCATCGCCTCGAAGTGCTACTATCAGACCGACCCGGATAACCCCAACTCCGGTGGTCTCTCCCGGAAGGCCATCGATCAGGCAATCCAAAATTCGAAAGAGCGCCTGGGTGTCGACACCATTGACCTCTATCAGATTCACCGCTGGGACTACGATACCGACATCAAGGAGACTCTACGCGCGTTTGACGATGCTGTCACGCGTGGTGACATACACAACTTCGGTGCGAGTTCTATCTGGGGCTACCAGCTTGTTGAAGCGCTCAAAACGAGTCGCTCAATGAATATCGACTCATTTGCCACGATGCAAAACCATTACAACCTAATGTACCGCGAGGAGGAACGCGAAATCATGCCTATATGTCAGCAGGAGGGCATCGCCTTCGTCCCATGGAGCCCGCTCGCGCGAGGCACCCTCGCTCGCCCCCTCGAGAATTTGGACGCGACCCGGAGGGGCCAGACGGACGATCGTACGGAGGGACACCCCTATCTGGAACGCGGCGGCCGCGAAATCAACGAGCGGGTCCAGGAACTGGCCGAAGAGTACGATGCCTCGATGGCCCAGATAAGCCTCGCATGGATGCTGTCGAAGGACATGGTTGATGTCCCGATTATCGGCGCAACCAGCATCAAACATCTTGAAGAAGCCGTCGAAGCCGTCGATATTGACCTCCGCGAGAGTGACATCGCGTATCTCGAAGAGCCCTACAAGCCCGTCCGCGTCTCGGGCAAGAATAAAACCGCTTAAACTCAGGAAGGACAGTCAATGGTCTCGAGGGATCCGGGGTTGATCCTACTGACCGTACTCTTTCACGAAAGCCGCAGTATCGTCGTTGAACTGATCGGCTTCCTCCCACTGCGGCCAGTGCGCGGAGTGTTCGTACAGGTGGTACTCGACAGTCGGCATGAGGTCGGTCGCGAACCGCGCGGCCTTCTCCGGGGCACCGGGGTTGTGCGCCGAGTATATGAACAAGACTGGTACGTCTAAGTTCTCCACTTCCTCCCGTGACCAGAGATGGAAGTCGTCAATGAGTGTGGACTGATAGAT comes from the Haloarchaeobius salinus genome and includes:
- a CDS encoding acetaldehyde dehydrogenase (acetylating) encodes the protein MPTKAAIVGPGNIGTDLMYKIVDRSDSIEIERMIGILPTEESDGLQAAVEEGIGVGNNGIESLKEHADEIDIVFEATSAGIHEQHAPVYEDLGLFAIDLTPAAVGPYVVPAVNFDEAYGDTQNINMVTCGGQATIPLVHAVDRVTDVEYGEMISTIASKSAGPGTRQNIDKFTQTTSSGLEHVGGADEGKAIIVLNPAEPPIMMRNTVHTMVNESTSIEAVRDSVARIEAEIQTYVPGYQITIEPTVRDDENVGFDLDDSIVLTMTLEVEGEGQYLPPYAGNLDIMTSAALGAAERVAERSGDAGPLGGVADD
- the dmpG gene encoding 4-hydroxy-2-oxovalerate aldolase: MTKNPRIVDMTLRDGMHAVDHQFTPEQMADVATSLDAANMDVIEVSHGDGMGGSSINYGISAADTEAYLDAVAPELSDTELSVLLLPGIGTIEELDLAIDKGADICRIATHVTEADISQDHFEYVNERGLEANGLLMLSHMASPETVLEQAELMEEYGADAVYVMDSAGAMVPSDVRDRVSLLASELSIDVGFHAHNNLGLAIGNSLAALEEGAVTIDGCLRGLGAGSGNAQIEVLVSVLEKSGYDVNPDVFGVMDAAGDTLVPMLDADTMPTLDNDSLTLGYAGVYSSFLRHARRAADEYDLDPREILVELGEIGVVGGQEDIITDVADRLANESTGGND
- a CDS encoding VOC family protein — protein: MGQFNSAPERPELARLGHVALETPDLDESLRFFRDTIGLQETDRTEDTAFLRSMYDTEHHTLSLTETDTAGVNHIGWRAQRPEHLELFVDQLEKEDIDVSRLSAGEERGQGEAIRFEAPNGHPFEIYYDVEKPDPQTEKESQLKARRVSGDTLVRGAPTRLDHVHLRDRDGAAATEWLEEHLGFQVNEFYRNKGKRWGTWLSVTPQPHDLALSTHEDTGDSDGRAEQFHHVSYRVETEHDLFAAADRLRENGYKLDAGPGQHAITEGKYLYMREPASDIRLELYTGGYLIFDPDWEPIEWSDEDIGIAGDHQWIGELDERMKPTIPY
- a CDS encoding aromatic ring-hydroxylating oxygenase subunit alpha yields the protein MAVDRIQNQMSDALEVLEQDGTVPDDIYSSNEIFELEQDRIFRRKWIPVGHESEIPDEGDYIVRYILEESFIVVRDEEGEVQVFANECCHQGRQVCHGEMGNASHFRCPYHGWTFDNTGELVGIPNLEDAYQGNIDKDEVGGLRQPRFDTYDGLVFICLSEETEPLEDFLGDFKFYLDYHLKRTSEGMELLGPHRVIKDTNWKIGVINNMSDHYHSLVTHRSFADVPSILPTDRLEEDEPRYHIHAGPGGLEMAETGSWFDIYPEEMHDSMREGLPEENLKLMEEKGYTPINGGFFPNFIINTTAVATPEGEDSAIGMTYVMMYRPISATQSEAYLWCAVEKNAPEKYKERAHQAFVGAFGSSGVADQDDAKNWMSVTKGSKGTTMDLRYDMQKETKPVDWDAPGTAYHSWFNEANARHFLRQYFEAMSGED
- a CDS encoding aromatic-ring-hydroxylating dioxygenase subunit beta, which gives rise to MASKQTAYVDRNTHWEIEQFLYKEAEYLDDRRLDDWLELLDEEIDYKIPVRVSQEGRTSDFLDTYHMYETYETLSDRITRRAGEYAWSERPPSRTRHFVSNVRVEPGDGEDEYEVNSNLLLYVSKGDSGDYDTLSAKREDVIVNTDDGWKIRKRTAYLDITTIPLDAMNYFL
- a CDS encoding aldo/keto reductase, giving the protein MQYTTLGDTGMSVSRIALGCAGFGDSAWRDWVLDEEESREIIERAVELGINYFDTSNLYSLGESERLLGDVLSQYDRDSKVIASKCYYQTDPDNPNSGGLSRKAIDQAIQNSKERLGVDTIDLYQIHRWDYDTDIKETLRAFDDAVTRGDIHNFGASSIWGYQLVEALKTSRSMNIDSFATMQNHYNLMYREEEREIMPICQQEGIAFVPWSPLARGTLARPLENLDATRRGQTDDRTEGHPYLERGGREINERVQELAEEYDASMAQISLAWMLSKDMVDVPIIGATSIKHLEEAVEAVDIDLRESDIAYLEEPYKPVRVSGKNKTA